The Desulfobulbus propionicus DSM 2032 DNA segment CCGCGTTTGGCCCGACCAGGCCACCCTCAATGCCCATTCGCCTTCGCTCCTGACCCGGCTGACCGGAGTGAGCCCCTTCGTCGTCGCCGTTGCCTTCGCCTTGGGCGGCATCGCGGGGATGGCGGCCAATTTCCTTTTCGGACGTTTGTGGGCGCGGCATCTCCACACCCACCACTGTGGCGAAATTTACAAGCTCCGCCAGACGGAACGAGGCACGGAAATAACCTGTGAACTTCACTGTGGCCGAGCCCTCCAACCCGGCATGGACGGGGCAGTCTATCGACCATCTGGCGAGCTTTTGGGCGCAGCCAAGGTGATTAACTGTGAAAACGGCGAGGTCTTGCTGCTGATCAGTCAGTCCATTGATGTGCGTTTGGGCGATGTCGCCTGTGTCCAGGTCGAGAGCAAGCAGAATGGCTCGGAGAGGGGCAGCTCCGCCGTTTGAAAAAGAATTGACAACCCCAGCCATGCTTTGTAGGGATTACAGGCGCATAACAGGGCGTGATCCGTAACGGGCACCGTGTCCGTCTGTGTGGCACACCGCGGCATCGGCAAAGGCATGGTAGGGGAAGAGTCAAGACACACGTTGACACAGGGTATTTTTTCTCACCACACGTTGCATCCCGATTCCAGGAGGGTAGCCTGACGGGGCCGGGATAAGGATTCCACCATGGAAAGAAACTATCGAAAACTCTGGTGGCAGCACTGTCTGGCCATTATTTGTTTTTCCGTTGTTCCCCTGTTGTTCGTCAACATCTCCCTCTACGTGCTCTTTGACCGGATATACACCGACACGGTCACGGAAACCCTGCGGAGCTCGGCCGAAAACCGACGCGACGCCATCGACCTGTTTTTTTCCGAGCGTATCGCCCAGCTGTTCACTGTCGCCAACACCAACACCTTCAAGGACCTCACCGACGAGAACTATCTCAACCGCGTGTTCGACATCATGCATGCCAAGTCCACTTCCTACATGGATATTGGCATCATTGACAACGAGGGCCGCCACCTCTCCTATGTTGGCCCCTACTACGACCTGCTCAAACAGGTCAACTACAAGAACGAACCCTGGTTCAACGCCGTCAAGGCCAACGGTATCTACATCAGCGACATCTTCATGGGGTATCGCAAGGTGCCTCATTTCATTATCGCGGTCATGGTTCGGGAGAAGAGTACCTCCTGGATCCTGCGGGTGACGATCAACCTGAAGAACATCGACGACATCGTCCATAAGGCGTGGATCGGCACCCTGAGTGATGCCTACATCGTCAACGGCAAGAATATCCTCCAGACCAGGCCGCGCTTCGGCGGCGACTTCCTTGAACCCGCCGGTGGACCGGATTTTTCTTCAACCGTGGCCACCAAGATCTCCCGACTCGCCTATAAAGGCAGCGAGGCGTTCTACGCCGCCATTCCCGTCGCCAACACCAAGTGGGTGCTGGTGATCAAGGAAAATCCCGATGAAATTCTTTCCCCGCTGCAAAAGGGCAAATATTGGATGGCCTTCCTTTCGCTGCTGGGCTTGACCATCATCGCCACCGGCGCCGCCTTGTTCACCAACACCCTGATCAACCGCATCGAGGAAACGGATCGCGAGAATGCCGCCAATTCCGATATGCTGCTCCAGGCCAACAAGATGATCGCCCTCAGCAAGATGGCTGCGGGCATCGCCCATGAGGTCAACAATCCCCTGGCTTCGATTTCCGAAAAGGCTGGTTGGATGAAAGACCTGCTTGCCGAAGAGGATATCGCCGCCAGCCCCAATTTCGCCGAGTTCAGTGAATCGATCGACAAGATCGAGTATCATGTCGACAGGGCAAGAAAAATAGTTCACAACCTGCTTGGTTTTGCCCGAAGAATGGAACCAGCCAAAGAGAAGATCAACATCAACAACCTGCTCGACGAAACGACCGGATTGCTGGAAAACGAGGCCCGGTATGTCAACATCCTCATCAAAAAGCAGTATGCGGAAAATGTCCCGGTGATCACCAGCGACCTGTCCCAGATCCAGCAGGTGGTGCTCAACCTGCTCAACAATGCCATCGACGCCATCGGCAGTGACGGCACGATCACTGTCGGCTCGCGCTATCTTGAGGACACCGACCAGGTGGAGCTGTGGGTCGCCGATACCGGCAAGGGCATACCTGAAGCCGAGCAGAGCAAGATCTTCGAACCGTTCTTCACCACCAAGGCTGTTGGCAAGGGCACGGGCCTTGGACTTTCCATTTCATACAGCATTATCGAAAAGCTGGGCGGGAAAATGCGGGTTCAGAGCAAGGTAGGCGAGGGAACGATGTTCACCATTCTTCTTCCGAAAAATTAAGGGTACATGATGGATACGTTGCGGGTTTTATTTGTGGATGACGAGGATGATTTTCGGGAAACCATTGTCAAAAGGCTGAATGCAAGAAAAATCCAGGCCATGGGTGCCGAAAGCGGTTTCAAGGCCCTGGAAATTCTTAAAGACCACGATTTTGACGTCATGGTGCTGGACGTCAAGATGCCGGGCATGGACGGGATTGAAACCCTGCGGCACGTGAAGAAGATGAAACCGGAGATCGAGGTCATCATGCTCACCGGTCATGCCTCGGTGGAGTTTGGCCTCAAGGGCATGCAGCTCGGTGCCTTTGACTATGTGATGAAACCGGCGCCGCTCAACGAACTGCTCGACACCATCGGTCAGGCCTACAACAAGAAACGTGGCGTGATTCACTGAAAGAGCCACGTCAGCGAAATGCTGGCCGTCATGCTTCCATGTCCGGCCGCCACCGGACAGCACGGCAAGCAGGCAGGGCGCAACGGTATCGCATTGTGACGGAGAGGCCGAACCAATGAGAGTCTGGGATACAAGTCATCTGCTCGATGATATACCGGCCAGCAAAACCGCTTCCACCGAGCATGTCTACGACTATACCGACAGTCAGGCCAACCTGAACCGCATTCGACAGCACTTCAAACAGCTCCAGACCCGGTTGATCCTGGGCTTGGTGGTCGGCTTTCTGCTGCCCAACGCCCTGCTTTCCGCCTACTTTCATTACCAGTTTGCCCATACCCTGAAAAACAGCGCCAAGCTCAATCTGATCGCGGTGGCGGAGAGCCAGAAAAACACTATCGATCTCTACCTGCAGGAACGGCTGGTCAATCTGTACAACCTGTTCCACAGCAAGGAATTCACCCTGTCGCCCACCCAGGCGCACATGGACAATTCGCTGAGCAGTCTCAAACACTTCAACGACGGCTTTGTCGATGTCGGTTTTTTAAATCCCAACGGCATCCAGATCGGCTACGCTGGGCCCTTTGCCTCGCTGCTTGGCAAGGATTACAGCAAGGAGGACTGGTACCAGAGGCTGCTCAAGGAAAACAAGAGCTATCTGATCAGCGACATCTATACGGGATTTCGCAATGTTCCCCATTTCACCATCGCCACCAAGCAGGTTTTCGACGGCCGCACCTATGTGATGCGCGCCTCCTTGGATCCAGACAAGCTCTACCTGTACCTGCGCGCCATCAGCCAAGGCAAGGGGGTGGAGTCGACCCTGGTCAACCGTCAAGGGCAGTACCAGGTGGTCGATCCCGGCCGCAGCCAACTTCCTGGGAGCAGCGACTATCTGCCGCCGGTAACCGCCGCTTCCGGGGTGGAAGAGTTGGTGCTCAACGATCAGAACATGCTGGTGGCCTATTCCTGGCTCAAGGAAACGCCTTGGGCCCTGCTGGCCATGCAGCCGGTGGCGGTGGCCCAGGCCGGCATGATCCGAGCACGACTGGTGCTGACCATCGGCCTGATTGGCGTTAGCCTGATTGTTTCGGTCATCATTTTTTTCACCATCAAGAAACTGGTCCGCCGCGCACGGCGCATGGCGGAAAAAGGGCAGCAGCTGCAGGAGATGCTTGCCCATGCCTCCAAGCTCGCATCCATCGGCGAACTGGCCGCAGGCGTGGCCCACGAGATCAACAACCCCCTGGCGATCATCATGGCCACCAGCGGCGTGATCCGCGATATGCTGAACCCCGAGTTCGAACTCGATCACAGCCCGGAGGCCATCTGCAAGGAGCTCTCGGTCATCGACGCGGCTGCCACCCGAGCCAAGGGCATTACCCGCAAACTCCAGGACATGGGCAAGAGCCGGGTTCCCTGCACGGTGGCATGCGATGTCAACGCCTTGGTCGAAGAGGTGGTGACCCGACTGAAAAAAGTCGAATTCAAGCCCAAACACTTCGACGTGCAGTGCCAGCTTGCCCCCGATCTGCCCCACATCTTAGCTGAACCAGAGCCGTTGCGGCAGGTGTTCGCCAACATTCTGATCAATGCCGGTGACGCCATTGCCGACAAGGGGACCATCACCATAGCCACCGAGGCCAAGGATGGCATGGTGTTGGTCACCATCGCCGATACCGGCAAGGGGATCCCGCCGGAGAACCTCCAGCGGATTTTCAACCCGTTTTTCACCACCAAGGGCGGGGGCAAGGGAACCGGCCTGGGCTTGAGCATTGCGGCAAGCATCGTCAAATACCTTGGTGGCACGATCAAGGTCAACAGTATCCCGGGAACAGGCAGTTCCTTTACCATCCTGCTCCCGGTCAACGAGCAGGCCAAGAAAACGATCAAGCAACACGACAAGTAAACGCACCATTATGGAAAAAAAACAAAGAGGATTTAAAGTTTTACTGGTTGACGACGAGGATATTTTCCGTGAGGCCACGGCCCGCCAGCTGACCGTGCGCGGTTTTGTCGTGCTCACGGCCGCCAGCGGTGAGGAAGCGCTCACTGTGGTCAGCAGCGATCCGCCCGAGGTGGTGGTGCTCGACCAGGAAATGCCTGGCCTGCATGGATCGGATACCTTTGTAGAAATCAAGAAGATCAACCCACTGATCGAGGTGATCATGCTCACCGGCAACACCAGTGTCGACAACGCCATCGAACTGATGCGGCTGGGGACCTTCGACTACCTGATGAAACCGATCAACATCGACGAACTGCTCTATAAGATCGAAGATGCCTACACCCGGAAAAAACTCAACGAAAAGCAGCAGCGTGAAACGGGCCAAGAGAAGCCGATGCGAGCTTAAGGTCCGCCACTTTCATCAGTGCTGCCGATAAAGGCGATTCATGCTGAAAAAACTGGCCGCGTTTTCTAAAAAATTTTTTTTCTTCCATCAGGAGGAAAGCGACCCGGTACTGGAAGCCGAAGAGGTGGAGGCGCTCCGGTTGACGTTCAAGTCCCGGTATCACAGCTTCAAACTGTTGCTGGCCGCCAACACCAGAATATTGGAGGCCATGGCCGAAATTGAACGGGCACTGCAGGGCAACGAGCCGTTCAGCATGTCGTTCGTCCAAACCCACTGCACCTCGATTTCGGTCAATGTTTTCCGGATGATCAATGACATGGAAAACATCGCCCCGGGCAAATACACGGCCTTGCGCGACAGTTTTCTTGCTATCCAGAAACGGATCGATGCCCTGCTTGGCTCGAAGAAGCAGATCTCCGATACCCGTCTCGTCATCCCTCTTGAAGCAGTCAACAGCGACATGACCGATCTGGTCGGCGGCAAGATGGCCAACCTGGGCGACATTAAAAACCGGCTGCACATGCATGTGCCCAGCGGCTTTGTGATCACCGCCGCCGCCCACGAGATGTTCATGCAGGCTGACGGTCTGCAACGCGAAATCGACCGGCTTTTTCAGGTGGCCGGTTCCGACGAAGACCGCAATCTTGATCTGGTCAGTTCCCAGATCCGGCAGCTGATCATGTCGGCCGAGGTGCCGGAACCTATTTATCTGGCTGTGGTCGAGGCCTACACCCGGATGAAGACCGCCAACAACGGTCAGGATATCCGGATGGCGGTCCGCAGCAGCGCCTTTGGCGAGGATGCGGAAAACACCTCCTTTGCCGGCCAGTACCGTAGCGAGCTCAACGTTGGTTTCTCTCAGTTCTTCTACTATTACAAGCAGGTCATGGCCTCCAAGTACAGCGTCCAGGCCATCGCCTACAAACTCAGCCGAGGTTTCCGTGACGAGGATATCGCCATGTGCGTCGGCTGCCTGGCGATGATCGACGCCGTTGCCGGCGGGGTGATCTACACCCGCAACCCTTTGGACACCAAGGATGACGCCATCTACATCAACTCGGTCTGGGGCCTGCCCAAGGCAGTGGTTGACGGCGATGCCTTGTGCGACTTGTTCGTGGTTGCCCGGGACGACGCCCTGACCATCCTCCGCCGGGACGTGCGGGAAAAAGGCTACCGGATCGACTCATTCGAGGAGGAGGGGTGTATCCGCACCGCGACCGGGGACGAACAACGGACCATGCCCTCACTGACCGACGAACAGGTGCAGTTGCTCGCCGATCATGCGGTTCGGATCGAGCAGTACTATGAAACACCCCAGGATATCGAATGGGCCATCGACACCGACGGCAAGGTGTACATCCTCCAATCCCGCCCCCTGCAGCAGATGGAATCCATCCTGCCTGGCCCTGACCTGGATCTCAAGCGGTTCGAATCGTCCCTGCTGGTTGAGGGGGGAATCAACGCCAGTCCCGGCGTGGCCTGCGGCAAGGTGTTCAAGGTGGCCAAGAAGGTCGATATCCTTCAGTTTCCCGAAGGCGCGGTCCTGGTGGTGGAACAGGCGCTGCCCACCTGGGCGCCGCTAGTGGCCCGAGCCGCTGCGGTGGTCTCCGAGCAGGGTGGATTTGCCGGCCATCTGGCCAACGTGGCCAGGGAATTCGGCATTCCCGCAGTCTTTGGGGTCAGCGGGGCCATGGCCAAGATGCACAATGGCGATGCGGTCACCGTGGCAGCCGATCTTGGCCAAGTCTATCTGGGAAACATCGCCCCTCTGCTCGAATGGACGAGGCCAGAACCAAAACTGATGCTGGGCAGTCCGGTGTACGAATCGCTCAAGGAAGTCAGCCGCCATATCATCCCCTTGCATCTTCTCGATCCGGAATCACGCGATTTCGTGCCCCAGAATTGTCAAACCTTCCACGACATCACCCGTTTCATCCACGAAAAGTCGGTGTATGAAATGTTCAATTTCGGCAAGGATCACAGTTTTTCCGAACGCTCCAGCAAACAGCTGTACTACCGGGTGCCGATGAATTGGTGGATACTCAACCTGGATGACGGTTTCACCCACGAAATCCACAGCAAATACGTTAAGTTGGAGGACATCGCCTCCATCCCGATGCTTGCCTTCTGGGAGGGCTTTGCCGCCATTCCCTGGGATGGCCCGCCGGCCATGGACGGCAAGGGCATGACCTCGATCATGTTCCGTTCGACCATGAACACCGCCCTGGTTCCGGGCATCAAATCCAAGTACGCCGATCGCAATTATTTCATGGTGTCCAGAAACTACTGCACCCTCAGTTCCCGCCTGGGATATCACTTTTCCACCATGGAGGCCATGGTCAGCGAGCGCTCGGCGGAAAACTATCTTGGCTTCAAGTTCAAGGGCGGTGCCGCCGATTTCGAGCGCTGTCTGGGCCGGGTCCATTTCATTCGCGAGATCCTCGAGCGCTACGGCTTCCGCGCCATGGTCAACGGCGACAACCTTGACGCCCGCATGGAGGGCCATGACATGGATTACATGCTCAGCCGCCTGAAAATCCTGGGGTACCTGACCCTCCACACGCGGCAACTCGACATGATCATGAACAACAGCGCCTTGGTCGGCTATTACATGAATAAGCTCACCAAGGACATTGATTCACTGCTGCAGGAGCAGTACCTCTGCACGGCGTGACCGTGCATGGTTGGTGGCCGCCGTTCCATCGAGGGCGGCTCGTCCGTTAACAGTGGAGTCATGCTATCCGGCGTGCACCGGTGACTCGGAAGTGGAGGAACAATGAGAAAGGTTTTAAGCATGCTATCCATGGCGACGTACTTCTTGCTTGCCGTCGGGGCCCTGGCCGCTGACAAGGCAACCATCAAAAAGAATGTCGATGACATGGTGGCGGCCATCAACAGCGGCAAGGAGGCAACCAGCTACAGAGCCGATACCTATACCCCGTATGCGTTCATTATGGAGCCGAACGGCAAACTGATCGTCCACCCGTATCTCGCCGGAGAATATCTCCAGGAGAAAGCGGAACCCATCTACAAAGCCCTGCAACAGGCGACCATGGAAGGGACCTGGGTGTCCTATCTCTGGAAAGGTGCGCTCAAGGAGACCTATGTGCGGCGGACCAAAAGCAATCTGACCGTCGGCAGCGGCTACTGACCGCTGGCGCATTCTGGGTCGCGCGAGGGGCTATGTGTGGTGCCGGGCTGAAGGATCGCCGGACAGGGAAAAATCAATCTTTCGATCCATACGGAAAACCGGTTTTGCCGTTCAGACACGGCGGCACGGGCCGCCAATGGTTTATCCACATGCCGAACCAATCTTGATTGCGGAGAAAGACCATGTCCACCATTCTTGGTAATCTCAGACAGCTCTTCAAGGATTTCCGCGCCAGGAGCGGCTTGACGCTCCCCGTCAGCCCTGTGGGAATGAACGCCCTGTTCCGCTTCCGCTACACGCTGTTCAAGGAATTGCTGGTGGCCAACTCCGAGCTGCTCACCGTCCTGTCGGACATGGATGAAAAACTCAAAGGCGAGACGATCTTCGGCCTGTCCTACATCAACAACCAGGTCAACAAGGCCCTCAAACACGCCTTTCAGATGGTCAAATGCCTCAATGTCATGTCCGGCGGCGCTTACCGCGAGCTCTACAACGCGTTGGAGCGGATCAACGAACAGATCAAGACCATCGTCAATGAGCGCAAAGTGGATCATGCCCCTCACGCGGTCATGCCCTATGACCAGATCCACCTCAAGGACAGCGACTGGGCCGGCGGCAAGAACGCCAATCTGGGGGAGATCAAAAACTGCCTCAATATCCCGGTGCCCGAGGGATTTGCCATCACCACCAAAGGTTTTCACCTCTTCTTTGAGCACAACGACCTCAAAGAAGAGATTATCAAACAGAAAAACCTGATTTATATCAATGAATTTGACTTACTGAACAGCCTCAGCGCCGAGACGCTGCAACTGGTCCGTTCCAAACCCCTCCCGCCGGAACTGGAAGCAGAGATTCACGCCGCCTGCACCCGGCTCTGGGGAAATGACCAGGAGGTCCTGGTGGCGATGCGCAGCAGCGCGGTAGGTGAAGACGGCGACATTTCCTATGCCGGCCAGTACCTCACCCTGCTGGGGGTAACCCGGGACGAGATCTGCGAGGCCTACAAATCGATCATCGCCAGTCTTTACTCCGCCCGCTCCATTTCCTATCGCACTTCCAAAGGGGTGTATGACGAGGATCTGGCCATGGCCGTGGCCTGCCTCAAGATGGTCGACTCGCGGGCCAGCGGTGTCCTGTACACCCGCCATCCCTATGACATCACCAACGAGCATATCTTGATCAACGCCGTCTGGGGCTTGGGTCCCTATGCGGTGGACGGGGTGGTAACGCCGGACGTTTATACCGTGTCCAAGGACGACGCTCTGACCCTGCTGGAAAAAAATATTTCACTCAAGCCGGTGCAGTTGGTGCTCAACCAAACAGGTGGTGTCGACGAGCGGCCCGTCCCCGCCGAACAGCAGCAGGCTGCCTGTCTCAGCGAGGCGCAGATCCGTCAGCTGGCTGGCTATGGCGTTGCCCTGGAAAAACATTACAAATGTCCCCAGGATGTTGAATGGGCACTGGCTCCGGACGGCAACCTCCTCATTCTCCAATCGCGGCCGCTGAAGATTCAAAGCCCGAAAAATTTCTGTCTGCTCAAGGCCCCCCCCCTGGAGGGGTATTCCCTGATCATCGACAATGCTGAAATTGCCTCGCAGGGAGTCGGCACCGGACCGGCCTTTCCGATCCAGACGGTGGAAGACCTGGTCAATTTCCCGCAAGGAGGGGTGTTGCTTGCCCGCCATTCATCCCCGGAATATGTGGTGGTGATGCGCCACTGCAGCGCCATCATCGTCGAAGCCGGCAGCGTCAGCGGCCACATGGCGGCCTTGGCTCGAGAATTCAATGTCCCCACCATTATCTGCGCCCAACCGATCCTGGAACGAATCGCCCAGGGGACGGTGCTGACCGTTGACGCCTTTACCGGGCGGGTCTATGCAGGCACGGTTCATGAACTGCTGGCCGCGATCAAGAAGGATGACGCCCACATGAAGGGTACCCCGGTCTATGAACAGCTGCAGCGGATTGCCCAACATGTCATTCCGCTCCATCTGGTCAACCCGGCTGCCCCGGAATTCACCGCCGCAGGGTGCACCACCCTGCACGACCTTGCCCGCTTCTGCCACGAATTTTCGTACAAGGAGATGTTTCAAATAAGTGATTTGGCATCGAAGTTCCATGGATGGTCGATCAAGTTGGATGCGCCCCTGCCTATGGACATCCACCTGATCGATCTCGGCAATGGTCTGAAGGCAGAGGCGACGGCGAAATGGAACGCGGTCAAGGTCGAGGAGATCGCCTCTGTGCCATTTTCGGCGCTGTTGCAGGGCATGCTCAACAAAAACGTGCACGGCCTGGAACCGCGGCCGGTCAACCTCTCCGGTCTGCTGTCGGTGATGCGCGAACAGACCTTGGCCCCCGGACACGTGGGCGAACGTTTCGGTGACCGCAGTTACGCCATCATCGCCGACAAATACCTCAACTTCAGCTCGCGGGTGGGCTATCATTACAGCGTCATCGACGCCTACTGTGGCGAGACCATCAACAAAAATTATATCACCTTCACCTTCAAGGGGGGAGCGGCCGACGACGTTCGCAAGAACAGGCGGGTCCGGGCCATCTCCCTGATCCTCGATCGGGAGGGGTTCAAGGTCAACGTCAAGGCCGACAAGGTCGATGCCCGGCTGCAGAAGTATCCCAAATCCTATATTGAAAGCCGGATGGATATCCTTGGGCGATTGCTGATTTTTACCCGCCAGCTCGACATGCTCATGACCACGGAAAAAAGCGTGGAATGGGTGGCGGAAAACTTCGTGGCCGGCAACTACAAGCTGACAACGCCTCCCCTGGAACAATGAGGGCCCGCCTTTAATCGCGCAAGCGGCACCTCCGCAACCTTAACCGCACGGAACAGCCATGCAGAACCTGATCCTCCTCATCATTATAATCGGCTCCATCATCATCGGCCTGGCCATCGGCATCCGGATGAAAAACAAACGAAAATAATGCCGGATTTCCTGTCGGTGTGCTTTGCCTGATCAGATGGAGCAACAGCATAGTCCCTCGACAAGAGATGACCACCCGAACGTCCGAGAGGTCACCTGCCCTCAAATCTCAACCACCGAGTACTGTTATGCGTGAAAAGCTCAAAGATTATCTTCGTTTGAAACGACTGCTTTCCGCCGGTTTTTTTACCAGCGGCATCATCCCCATTATCATCATCGCTTCGGGTTCCATCTATAACTTCAAGCAATTGTCGATCAACGACATCGAGGTCACGGCCCGGCAGGTGGCGGAGCATCGTACCGATGTGATCAACACCTTTCTCAACAGTCAGGTCAATTTCCTCTCCACGCTGATGAATCTTTATCCGCTGGATTATCTCGAGAATCAGGAGAACCTCAAAAACCTTTTCCTCGCCATCTCCAAGGAGGGGCAGGAAGGAGCCATCGTCGACCTGCAGCTGATCGACACCAACGGCAAACAGCTCGCCTACGTCGGGCCCTATCAGGAGAAGGTGCAGGGCAAGGATTACAAGGATATCCCCTGGTTCAGCGAGGTATTGGTGCGCGGTACCTATGTCAGCGACGTGTTCAGCGGCTTCCGCAACTATCCCCACTTTGTCATCGCCCTCACCAATCCCCTCAAGACGTATGTACTCCGGGCGACCATTAACTCCGGCATCTTCAATTCGCTGCTCTACAGCGCGCAGATCGGTCCCAACGGCGATGCCTTCATCCTCAATTCCAACGGCGAATTCCAGACCCCGAGCCTGCAAAAAATGGATAAACTGAACGCCCTGGAGATCAAAATGCTCAAACACCACCCGGGGACGGAAATTTCCTCGGACGACGAATATCTCTACGCCAGCCAGTGGCTCAACGGCAACATGTGGCTGCTGGTCATCAAGACCAAGATCACCGACTCCCTGGGCGTCTATTACAAGTACCGCAATCGCATCATCTTCATTGTCGCCGCCACCGCCGCCCTCTTTCTCTTCATCGCCAGCGGCATCAGCCGCTTCATCGTTGAACGGATGCAGCGGGCGGACCGGGAACAAACAGCGCTTGACCAGCAGATGGCCCATATTGAAAAAATGGCCAATATCGGCCGATT contains these protein-coding regions:
- a CDS encoding sensor histidine kinase; protein product: MREKLKDYLRLKRLLSAGFFTSGIIPIIIIASGSIYNFKQLSINDIEVTARQVAEHRTDVINTFLNSQVNFLSTLMNLYPLDYLENQENLKNLFLAISKEGQEGAIVDLQLIDTNGKQLAYVGPYQEKVQGKDYKDIPWFSEVLVRGTYVSDVFSGFRNYPHFVIALTNPLKTYVLRATINSGIFNSLLYSAQIGPNGDAFILNSNGEFQTPSLQKMDKLNALEIKMLKHHPGTEISSDDEYLYASQWLNGNMWLLVIKTKITDSLGVYYKYRNRIIFIVAATAALFLFIASGISRFIVERMQRADREQTALDQQMAHIEKMANIGRLAAGIAHEINNPLQLIQMQAGWIDELLQEENPEQIANLDEYRQSVGKIKQHVNRAGTITHRLLGFSRKISAEYDVQINELIRETISFLESEANSNNITLNLHFDDALPVIRTDGSQVQQALLNLIENSLDAVGSGGQIDITTSRSPKEVSIQIADNGPGIKPEVLAKIWEPFFTTKEPGKGTGLGLSICSDIAHKLGGEIIAENRPQGGAQFTLKLPIRG